In a genomic window of Pelotomaculum thermopropionicum SI:
- the ModA gene encoding ABC-type molybdate transport system, periplasmic component: MKASRYLGLAVMFLLLGLLFGCSGKKSGDLPAGGEISVFAGSASKPPLEELAAGFTAKTGVKVNITFGGSGSVLSQMKLSKQGDIYLPGSSDFMELAKKEGVVAADTEKILVYLLPAINVPKGNPAGIKQLADLAKPGVKVGIARPDTVCVGLYGAEVLEQAGLADQVKKNIVTYVESCEKTANLVALKQVDAVMGWDVFASWDPEKIETIYLPPEKVKRIGYIPVAVSSYAARKDLALQFIDYLTSEEGKKVFKKWGYLTTEEDARKFAPNAQVGGEYSLQSSW, translated from the coding sequence ATGAAAGCATCGAGGTATTTAGGTTTGGCTGTGATGTTTTTGCTGTTAGGGTTGCTGTTTGGCTGTTCCGGGAAGAAAAGCGGTGATTTGCCTGCCGGCGGGGAAATATCGGTATTTGCAGGTTCTGCCAGCAAGCCGCCGCTGGAGGAACTCGCTGCAGGTTTCACTGCAAAAACCGGGGTTAAGGTAAATATAACTTTCGGCGGTTCAGGGAGCGTTCTGAGCCAGATGAAGTTAAGCAAGCAGGGAGACATTTACCTGCCCGGGTCATCCGACTTTATGGAACTGGCCAAAAAAGAGGGAGTGGTGGCAGCCGATACAGAAAAAATTCTCGTTTATCTGTTACCTGCCATAAATGTTCCTAAAGGCAACCCGGCAGGCATTAAACAATTGGCAGACCTGGCGAAGCCGGGGGTAAAGGTGGGCATAGCCCGGCCGGATACCGTGTGCGTGGGTCTCTACGGGGCAGAAGTGCTTGAACAAGCCGGCCTGGCAGATCAGGTCAAGAAAAATATTGTTACATATGTGGAGAGTTGTGAAAAAACCGCCAATCTTGTGGCACTCAAGCAGGTAGACGCGGTAATGGGCTGGGATGTCTTTGCTTCCTGGGACCCTGAAAAAATTGAGACAATTTACTTGCCGCCCGAAAAGGTAAAAAGGATCGGCTATATACCTGTGGCTGTTTCCAGTTACGCCGCCAGGAAAGACCTTGCCCTTCAGTTTATTGACTACTTAACCTCTGAAGAAGGTAAGAAAGTGTTTAAAAAGTGGGGTTACCTGACCACTGAAGAAGACGCGCGCAAATTTGCTCCAAATGCTCAAGTTGGCGGTGAATACAGTTTGCAGTCAAGCTGGTAG
- the CysU gene encoding ABC-type sulfate transport system, permease component, whose product MLAGKRGPNEVQAKGRIDPFNLTTAGILGVVVIYLLLLLFSQVPYLNHSVLLESLRDEEIWFAVSLSLKTSVAASCLAVFLGTPVAYLLSRNDFPGKAFIDTLLDLPTILSPVALGAIMLIFFNQPPGLWIQENIGPVVFSAAGIVVAQTTITLAIAVRLIKAVFDAIDPYYEIAARVLGESRLGAFRRVTLPMARQGIISAFILAWARALGEFGATVTLAGATKYKTETLPIAIYLNLANVKIEKAVVTIWILLLMSYLVLLLVRYLNRKKGVYL is encoded by the coding sequence ATGCTGGCAGGCAAAAGAGGACCAAATGAAGTGCAGGCTAAAGGCCGCATCGATCCGTTTAACCTTACAACTGCAGGCATATTAGGTGTTGTTGTAATATACCTTTTGCTGCTCCTTTTTTCGCAAGTGCCGTATTTAAACCACAGCGTGCTGCTGGAAAGCCTGCGGGACGAAGAAATATGGTTTGCCGTCAGCCTTTCGTTAAAAACTTCGGTGGCTGCCTCATGCCTGGCAGTTTTTCTGGGTACTCCGGTGGCCTATCTGCTTTCCCGGAATGATTTTCCGGGCAAGGCGTTCATCGATACTTTGCTGGATTTGCCTACCATATTGTCGCCGGTTGCCCTGGGGGCAATCATGTTGATATTTTTCAACCAGCCTCCCGGCCTGTGGATTCAGGAAAATATCGGGCCGGTTGTTTTCAGCGCCGCAGGCATAGTGGTGGCCCAGACCACCATCACCCTGGCCATTGCGGTGAGGCTTATCAAGGCGGTCTTTGATGCCATCGACCCCTATTACGAGATAGCGGCCCGTGTTTTGGGAGAAAGCAGGCTCGGAGCCTTCCGGCGGGTGACTTTGCCAATGGCCCGGCAGGGAATTATTTCAGCATTTATCCTTGCCTGGGCGCGGGCCCTGGGCGAGTTCGGGGCCACCGTCACGCTGGCCGGGGCAACAAAATACAAGACGGAGACGCTTCCCATAGCCATATATTTAAACCTGGCCAACGTGAAGATAGAAAAGGCCGTGGTAACAATCTGGATTCTCCTGCTCATGTCATATCTTGTTTTGCTTCTGGTGCGTTACCTGAACAGAAAGAAAGGGGTATATCTTTAA
- the CysA gene encoding ABC-type sulfate/molybdate transport systems, ATPase component, with protein sequence MLRLNGVEVELQDFRLKDTSFQVEPGKCLVIVGPSGAGKTILLDTIAGVHRPKRGSIILEGQDITYTLPEQRKIGYLPQSLALFPHLSVMDNILFGARARKLPLDQARARARELAALLKIEHLLDRRSPLTLSGGEKQRVALARTLLVQPSVVLLDEPFSALDGFIRKKLVLYLKEVFTTLKTTAVYVTHDLQEAFLLGDHIGVMLDGKLQQVGTREEVYYRPATLGIATLFAGCNRFKGKIIDNIPGTSLVVKTPGGFTFELPWKENLKKGQKVIFGINPREVAVTPEDNFASAGGKANILQATVKKMFTSFDSCFVFLALKETGEEVELEMPGHIIRDKNITPGSTLSVYFKKDSMWVLPEAI encoded by the coding sequence ATGCTTCGCTTGAACGGAGTAGAGGTTGAGCTGCAGGATTTCCGGCTGAAAGACACTTCCTTTCAAGTAGAACCTGGAAAGTGCCTGGTTATTGTAGGCCCTTCAGGGGCGGGCAAGACCATCCTTCTGGATACCATAGCCGGCGTTCACCGGCCCAAGAGAGGAAGCATTATTTTAGAAGGGCAGGACATTACATATACTTTGCCTGAGCAGAGAAAGATCGGTTATCTTCCCCAGAGTTTGGCCCTATTTCCTCATTTATCCGTGATGGACAATATTTTATTCGGGGCCAGGGCGCGAAAACTTCCGCTGGATCAGGCCAGGGCCAGGGCCAGGGAGCTGGCTGCCCTGCTTAAAATTGAGCACCTCCTTGACAGGCGCTCTCCTCTGACGCTCAGCGGAGGCGAGAAGCAGAGGGTGGCCCTGGCCAGAACACTGCTGGTGCAGCCTTCGGTGGTCCTGCTGGACGAACCTTTTTCGGCCCTGGACGGCTTTATCAGGAAAAAGCTGGTGCTTTACCTTAAAGAAGTGTTTACAACCCTTAAGACAACTGCCGTCTACGTAACCCATGATTTGCAGGAGGCATTTTTGCTGGGCGACCACATAGGGGTAATGCTGGACGGGAAATTGCAGCAGGTGGGAACGCGGGAAGAAGTGTACTACCGCCCTGCAACGCTGGGGATAGCAACTCTTTTTGCAGGCTGCAACCGGTTTAAAGGCAAAATAATCGACAACATCCCGGGCACTTCCCTGGTGGTGAAAACTCCCGGGGGCTTCACTTTTGAGCTGCCCTGGAAGGAGAATTTGAAAAAGGGGCAAAAGGTGATATTTGGCATAAACCCGCGCGAGGTGGCCGTAACACCTGAAGACAACTTCGCGTCGGCAGGGGGTAAGGCCAATATTCTGCAAGCAACCGTTAAAAAAATGTTCACCAGTTTTGACAGTTGTTTTGTATTTCTTGCTTTAAAAGAAACCGGCGAAGAAGTTGAACTGGAAATGCCGGGCCATATTATCCGGGATAAAAATATTACCCCCGGGTCCACCTTGAGTGTGTATTTTAAAAAGGACAGCATGTGGGTTTTGCCGGAGGCAATTTAA